Proteins encoded within one genomic window of Chloroflexota bacterium:
- a CDS encoding amino acid adenylation domain-containing protein, with product MSEPLVTPINQNEITEDDAFVFPASFGQQRLWFLDQFEPNSPFYNIPSAARLKGQLNIATLERALNEIVRRHEILRTTFAAIDGQPMQIIKPRLTLTLPLDDLLDWSVSEREAEAMRRANDEARLPFDLTRGPLVRVRLLRLADDEHLILLTMHHIISDGWSMAVLIGELGALYAAFSMGLPSPLPELPIQYADFTMWQRERCEQGGIEAETAYWKKQLGGALPVLELPTDKSRPAVQTSCGATQSARVPKCLVETINALNQREGVTLFMTLMTAFQLLLHRYTGQDEVCVGTPIANRLRAELEPLIGLFINTLVIRTDLSGNPTFRELLKRVRQLTLDAYANQDVPFEQLVELLQPQRAMSHSPIFQAMLILQNAPVKSQDLPGMTLTMLDVDAGTATFDITFSISEVADGLDVAVEYNTDLFNADTIARMLGHYRTLLESIVANPDLPITNYPLLTSTERHQLLVEWNNTTIDYPRDVCVHQLFETQVARTPDAIAVVWHDERLTYRELNRRANQLAHHLQNRGVAPETPVAICVERSLEMIVAALGVLKAGGAYVPLAPDYPPDRIAFMLQDSGAPIVLTQTHLIERFRHSPFAMPHSLCLDTDWHTLAHESDANPTNLTVPENLAYIIYTSGSTGQCKGVPIEHRSLANQFHAWREAYQLDDARAHLQMASFSFDVFTGDLVRALCSGGTLVLCPREWLLLPDKLYALMRREQVDCAEFVPAVLRQLIQYLDETNQRLDFMRLLICGSDSWYVNEYHKFKRFCGSPTRLINSFGLTEATIDSTYFEGSLADAPADRVVPIGRPFANTQLYILDAHAQPVPIGIPGELYVGGAGVARGYLNRPELTSEKFITVNSIYCSLFTDNRSLRLYKTGDRARYLADGNVEFLGRNDFQVKVRGYRIETGEVEAVLRQHPVVRDVAVAARAERLIAYLVAELPVERIPVRGKCWVVEDNLELEAIDLAYRGVCLMHAPAAWQVGQPLHLRLQVPDVTDELVLNGAVTWRNNGNAGITFAPTREQETLLRKSVKYIAETHADWVSDLRDREPRLPLRTTCLVEFDQGITQELTIENVSRGGACLVAEHHIAEPGRGVRVRLQLPGAPAEVWMKGLVWWRSNGHTGVKFEATPAERDLLNMRLTALIKAKGFSIADLRLFLKAKLPDYMVPCAFVMLDALPLTPNGKLDRNALPAPDLSRRDWAGDFVAPRTPVEELLVEIWKPVLGVEQIGVRDNFFDLGGHSLLATQLVSRVREAFQIELPLRHIFESPTIAELAEHVEIAKRAATGIIAPPIRPVSRDGELPLSFAQQRLWFLDQLEPNSPFYNLTEATRLTGALDVAALERALNEVVRRHESLRTTFPMVDGKAVQVIAPTLILELPISDLRALDESVRETRARQIAESEAQRPFDLARGPLLRAHLVRVRDDEHIVLLALHHIIGDEWSSNVLMREVGALYDAFVHGRSSPLPPLAIQYADYAAWQRAWLQGAALDTQVAYWQQQLAGIPPLIELPTDRPRPAAQTPNGAYQTFTLSKDLSRAIKALCQREGATLFMTLLSAFEILMHRYSHQDDICVGTPIANRSRQELEGLIGFFVNTLVLRGNLSGEPSFRELLKRTRETALGAYAHQDVPFEMLVDAVQPKRDLSHAPLFQVMFVIQNAPPRAQQIASNLTLSPVEAHSGTAKFDLTLFMLDEADRVSGAFEYNTDLFDADTITRMIGHFETLLQAIVADPDHSISTLPMLTERERHQLLVEWNATAADYPAHLCAHQLFEQQVARTPDAIAVTFGDQHLTYAELNRRANQLARHLQNLGAQPETLVGICVERSFEMAIGLLGIMKAGGAYVPLDPSYPAERLAFMLQDSGASIVLTQAHLVERFRNSQFATLAPHASAGVRNSLCLDTSWDDMAREDDANPTSDVTPDNLAYIIYTSGSTGKPKGAMIAHRGLVNYLTWCQRAYPLDAGQGAPVHSSISFDLTITSLFAPLISGRRAILLPEGSGVETLSEALTRERDLSLVKITPVHLKLLGQQLSPAHAAGSTRAFIIGGENLLTDHIAFWQAHAPDTQLVNEYGPTETVVGCCVYWTPLGKHKSGAIPIGRPIINTQLFVLDKHMQPVPIGVTGELYIGGIGVARGYLNRPELTTEKFINYQLPIANCQLPIRLYKTGDLVRYLPDGNLEYLCRVDFQVKLHGFRIELGEIEAILTEHPRVRQAVAILRNDTGEPRLVAYVVPHQDLPDPGNLSGLELREFLRAKLPEYMAPSAFVMLDEIPLTVNGKVDWRALPAPDMTRGELQTEYVAPRTRAEEILATIWIQVLGVPRVGIHDDFFELGGDSILVIQIIARANQAGLTLTPKQLFQHPTIAQLAAVSGTTRAIHADQAAVNGNVPLTPIQQWFFDLNLSESHHWNQSLMLQVREPLTRESLEQAVAAVLAHHDALRIRFTREDLGWRATNADATSAMPIEWIDLREESEPSRIIEARAAELQASLNLEAGPLFRVAYFDLGADRAGRLLLIAHHLVMDGISWRIVLGDLLTAYQHAHRGERVQLPLKTTSFQHWAERCNAYAQSNSVRDELPHWLDALEDGATALPMDADGENAEASAQSVVVSLDADETDALLHRVLATNQVEINDVLLTALAQSLTRWTGSRAVIVDLEGHGREDLFEDVDVSRTVGWFTALYPVRLELDNATPSHALNAIKEQLRRVPNHGLGYGLLRYLNAEAQPLRALSHPQVVFNYLGQFDQGLEAALLEIAPESRGAERSLCDARPHLLDINGGIAGGCLQMEWTYSENIHRRETIERVANDFIRALRALVAAHEAVETESDLGEDADVFGWNNEDRQNILEAIEKAH from the coding sequence ATGAGCGAACCACTTGTCACCCCAATCAATCAAAATGAAATTACGGAAGACGACGCATTTGTTTTCCCGGCATCGTTCGGTCAACAGCGACTGTGGTTTCTCGATCAGTTCGAGCCGAACAGCCCGTTCTACAACATTCCCTCCGCCGCGCGGCTCAAAGGTCAACTAAACATCGCGACGCTCGAACGCGCGCTGAACGAAATCGTGCGGCGTCACGAAATCTTACGCACGACCTTCGCGGCGATTGACGGTCAGCCGATGCAAATCATCAAGCCGCGTCTCACCTTGACGTTGCCGCTGGATGATTTGCTCGACTGGTCTGTCTCGGAACGCGAAGCCGAAGCGATGCGCCGCGCGAATGACGAAGCGCGCCTGCCATTCGATTTGACGCGCGGTCCGCTCGTACGCGTCCGCTTGTTGCGTCTCGCCGATGATGAGCACCTGATTTTGTTGACGATGCATCACATCATCAGCGATGGCTGGTCTATGGCGGTGCTGATCGGCGAACTGGGCGCGCTCTATGCGGCGTTTTCGATGGGGCTACCTTCGCCGTTGCCGGAACTGCCGATCCAGTACGCCGATTTTACGATGTGGCAACGCGAGCGTTGCGAACAAGGCGGCATCGAAGCGGAGACGGCGTACTGGAAAAAGCAATTGGGCGGCGCACTCCCCGTTCTCGAATTGCCGACCGATAAATCGCGCCCAGCAGTGCAGACCTCGTGCGGCGCGACGCAATCGGCGCGTGTGCCGAAATGCTTGGTCGAGACGATCAACGCGTTGAACCAGCGCGAGGGCGTGACATTGTTCATGACGTTGATGACCGCGTTTCAATTGCTCTTACATCGCTACACCGGGCAAGACGAGGTTTGCGTCGGCACGCCGATTGCGAATCGGTTGCGCGCGGAACTCGAACCGCTGATCGGTTTGTTCATCAACACGCTCGTCATTCGCACCGATCTCTCCGGCAATCCGACGTTTCGTGAATTGCTCAAGCGCGTGCGACAGTTGACGCTCGACGCGTATGCGAACCAGGACGTGCCATTCGAGCAGTTAGTCGAACTTTTGCAGCCGCAACGCGCGATGAGTCACTCGCCGATTTTCCAAGCGATGTTGATTTTGCAGAACGCGCCGGTCAAAAGCCAGGACTTGCCGGGCATGACGTTGACAATGCTCGACGTGGATGCCGGCACCGCAACGTTCGACATCACATTTTCGATTTCCGAAGTCGCCGATGGACTCGATGTCGCCGTCGAGTACAACACCGATTTGTTCAACGCCGACACGATTGCGCGAATGCTGGGACATTACCGAACGTTGCTCGAAAGCATCGTTGCGAATCCTGATTTACCAATTACCAATTACCCCCTGCTCACATCTACCGAACGACATCAACTGCTTGTCGAATGGAACAACACCACAATTGACTATCCGCGTGACGTGTGCGTGCATCAACTTTTCGAAACCCAGGTCGCGCGCACGCCCGATGCGATTGCCGTGGTGTGGCATGACGAGCGATTGACGTACCGCGAATTGAATCGCCGCGCGAATCAACTCGCGCATCATTTGCAAAACCGGGGCGTCGCGCCGGAAACACCCGTCGCCATTTGCGTCGAGCGTTCGCTCGAAATGATTGTGGCGGCGCTCGGCGTACTCAAAGCCGGCGGCGCGTACGTCCCGCTTGCCCCGGATTATCCGCCGGATCGCATCGCGTTCATGCTGCAAGATTCCGGCGCACCCATTGTACTGACCCAAACGCATCTCATCGAACGGTTCCGCCATTCACCATTTGCCATGCCCCATTCGCTCTGCCTCGACACCGATTGGCATACCCTCGCGCACGAGAGCGACGCGAATCCCACCAATCTCACCGTGCCGGAAAATCTCGCGTACATCATCTACACGTCTGGCTCGACCGGGCAATGCAAGGGCGTGCCGATCGAACACCGTTCGCTAGCGAATCAATTTCACGCGTGGCGCGAGGCGTACCAACTCGACGACGCGCGGGCGCATTTGCAAATGGCGAGTTTTTCGTTCGACGTGTTCACCGGCGATCTCGTGCGCGCGTTGTGTTCTGGCGGAACGTTGGTCCTCTGCCCGCGCGAATGGCTTTTATTGCCGGACAAGTTGTACGCATTGATGCGTCGCGAGCAAGTGGACTGCGCGGAATTTGTCCCGGCGGTTTTGCGCCAACTGATTCAATATCTCGACGAGACAAATCAACGGCTCGATTTTATGCGTCTGCTGATTTGTGGTTCGGACAGTTGGTACGTGAACGAATATCATAAATTCAAACGCTTTTGCGGCTCACCCACGCGGCTCATCAACTCGTTCGGGTTGACCGAAGCGACGATTGACAGCACGTACTTTGAGGGATCGCTCGCCGATGCGCCAGCCGACCGCGTCGTGCCAATCGGTCGTCCCTTCGCGAACACGCAACTCTACATTCTTGACGCGCACGCGCAACCCGTGCCCATCGGCATCCCCGGCGAATTGTACGTCGGCGGCGCGGGTGTCGCGCGCGGCTATCTCAATCGTCCTGAACTGACATCGGAAAAATTCATCACCGTCAACAGTATTTACTGCTCACTGTTCACTGACAACCGTTCACTGCGTTTATACAAGACCGGCGACCGTGCGCGTTATCTCGCCGATGGCAACGTCGAATTCCTGGGTCGCAATGATTTCCAGGTCAAGGTGCGCGGCTATCGCATCGAGACCGGCGAAGTCGAAGCGGTCTTGCGCCAGCATCCAGTCGTGCGCGATGTCGCCGTCGCGGCGCGCGCTGAACGTTTGATCGCATATCTCGTCGCCGAGTTGCCGGTGGAGCGAATTCCCGTGCGGGGAAAATGCTGGGTCGTCGAAGACAATCTCGAATTGGAGGCGATTGACCTTGCTTATCGCGGGGTTTGCCTGATGCACGCACCAGCGGCATGGCAAGTGGGTCAGCCATTGCATTTGCGATTGCAAGTGCCTGACGTTACCGATGAACTCGTACTCAATGGAGCGGTGACTTGGCGCAACAATGGGAATGCGGGAATCACTTTTGCGCCAACCCGAGAACAAGAAACCCTTTTGCGAAAAAGCGTCAAGTATATCGCAGAGACTCACGCAGACTGGGTGAGCGATCTGCGCGACCGCGAGCCGCGTCTACCGCTGCGTACGACGTGTCTCGTCGAATTTGATCAAGGCATCACCCAGGAATTGACTATCGAAAATGTGTCGCGCGGCGGCGCGTGCCTAGTCGCGGAACATCATATTGCCGAACCAGGTCGCGGGGTACGCGTGCGCTTGCAATTGCCGGGCGCGCCCGCTGAAGTGTGGATGAAAGGTCTCGTGTGGTGGCGAAGCAACGGGCACACCGGAGTGAAATTCGAGGCGACCCCGGCGGAACGCGATTTGCTCAACATGCGGCTGACCGCGCTCATCAAAGCCAAAGGATTTTCGATTGCCGACCTGCGTTTGTTCTTGAAAGCAAAATTGCCGGATTACATGGTGCCGTGCGCGTTTGTGATGCTCGACGCGTTGCCGCTAACGCCGAATGGCAAGTTGGATCGCAACGCGTTGCCCGCGCCGGATTTATCGCGTCGCGATTGGGCAGGCGATTTCGTCGCGCCGCGCACACCGGTCGAAGAACTGCTCGTCGAAATCTGGAAGCCAGTTCTCGGCGTCGAGCAAATCGGCGTGCGCGATAATTTCTTCGACCTGGGCGGACATTCCCTGCTGGCGACCCAACTCGTGTCGCGCGTGCGCGAAGCATTCCAAATCGAATTGCCGTTACGCCACATTTTCGAATCGCCGACGATTGCCGAACTCGCCGAGCATGTCGAGATCGCAAAACGCGCGGCGACGGGCATCATCGCGCCGCCCATCCGTCCGGTGTCGCGCGATGGCGAGTTGCCGCTCTCGTTCGCGCAACAACGCTTATGGTTCCTCGATCAACTCGAACCGAACAGCCCGTTCTACAATCTCACCGAAGCCACGCGGCTGACTGGCGCGCTCGATGTCGCCGCGCTCGAACGCGCATTGAACGAGGTCGTGCGCCGACACGAATCGCTCCGCACGACATTCCCGATGGTGGATGGCAAAGCGGTTCAGGTGATCGCGCCGACGTTGATACTCGAATTGCCGATCAGTGATTTGCGCGCCCTGGATGAATCGGTGCGTGAAACGCGCGCGAGGCAAATCGCGGAAAGTGAAGCGCAGCGTCCATTCGATCTCGCGCGCGGTCCGCTGTTGCGCGCGCATCTTGTGCGCGTGCGCGATGACGAGCACATTGTCTTGCTCGCATTGCATCACATCATCGGCGATGAATGGTCGTCGAACGTACTCATGCGTGAAGTCGGCGCGCTCTACGATGCGTTCGTGCATGGACGGTCATCGCCCTTGCCGCCGCTCGCGATTCAGTACGCGGACTATGCCGCATGGCAACGCGCGTGGTTGCAAGGCGCGGCGCTCGACACCCAGGTCGCGTACTGGCAACAACAACTCGCCGGGATTCCGCCGCTGATCGAATTGCCCACCGACCGACCGCGCCCGGCGGCGCAAACGCCGAACGGCGCGTATCAAACTTTCACCTTGAGCAAGGATTTGTCACGCGCGATCAAGGCATTGTGTCAACGCGAAGGGGCGACCTTGTTCATGACCTTGCTCAGTGCGTTTGAGATTTTGATGCATCGCTACAGTCATCAAGACGACATTTGCGTTGGCACGCCGATTGCGAATCGCTCGCGCCAAGAACTCGAAGGGTTGATTGGCTTTTTCGTCAACACGCTCGTCCTGCGCGGCAATTTGTCCGGCGAACCCAGTTTCCGTGAGTTGCTCAAGCGCACGCGCGAAACTGCGCTCGGCGCGTACGCGCATCAGGACGTGCCGTTCGAAATGCTCGTGGACGCGGTACAACCTAAACGCGACCTTAGTCACGCGCCGCTGTTCCAGGTCATGTTCGTCATCCAGAATGCGCCGCCGCGCGCGCAACAAATTGCGAGCAACCTCACCTTGAGTCCAGTTGAAGCGCACAGCGGTACAGCGAAATTTGATTTGACGCTGTTCATGCTCGACGAGGCGGACCGCGTGAGCGGCGCGTTCGAGTACAACACCGATTTGTTCGATGCGGATACGATCACGCGCATGATCGGACATTTCGAGACGTTGTTGCAAGCCATCGTCGCGGATCCCGATCACTCCATTTCGACTCTGCCGATGCTGACCGAACGCGAACGGCATCAACTCCTCGTCGAATGGAACGCTACGGCGGCGGATTATCCCGCGCATTTGTGCGCGCATCAATTATTCGAACAACAAGTCGCGCGCACGCCCGATGCGATTGCGGTCACGTTCGGCGATCAACATCTGACGTACGCCGAACTCAATCGCCGCGCCAATCAACTTGCGCGCCATTTGCAAAACCTGGGTGCGCAACCGGAAACACTCGTCGGCATTTGTGTCGAGCGCTCGTTCGAAATGGCGATTGGCTTGCTGGGAATTATGAAAGCCGGCGGCGCGTACGTCCCGCTCGATCCCAGTTATCCCGCCGAACGTCTCGCGTTCATGCTTCAAGATTCCGGCGCGTCCATCGTGTTGACGCAAGCCCATCTCGTCGAACGATTCCGCAATTCGCAATTCGCAACACTTGCGCCGCACGCAAGTGCAGGTGTTCGCAATTCGCTCTGTCTTGACACATCCTGGGATGACATGGCGCGCGAAGACGACGCCAATCCCACAAGCGACGTTACGCCGGACAATCTCGCCTACATCATTTACACCTCCGGCTCAACGGGCAAACCGAAAGGCGCAATGATTGCGCATCGTGGACTGGTGAATTATTTGACCTGGTGCCAACGCGCGTATCCGCTCGATGCCGGACAAGGCGCGCCGGTGCATTCTTCGATTTCATTCGATCTCACGATCACGAGTTTGTTCGCGCCGCTTATAAGTGGTCGCCGCGCGATTCTACTTCCCGAAGGTTCGGGCGTCGAAACGTTGAGCGAGGCATTGACGCGCGAGCGTGATTTGTCGCTCGTCAAGATCACGCCGGTGCATTTGAAATTGTTGGGGCAACAATTGTCGCCCGCGCATGCGGCGGGAAGCACGCGCGCATTCATCATTGGCGGCGAAAATCTGTTGACCGATCACATTGCGTTTTGGCAAGCGCACGCGCCCGACACGCAACTCGTCAATGAGTACGGTCCAACCGAAACCGTCGTCGGGTGTTGCGTGTACTGGACGCCACTCGGCAAGCACAAATCCGGCGCGATTCCGATTGGGCGACCGATCATCAATACGCAATTGTTCGTGCTCGACAAACACATGCAACCCGTGCCGATTGGCGTGACGGGCGAATTGTATATCGGCGGCATCGGCGTGGCGCGCGGGTATTTGAATCGTCCGGAACTTACGACAGAAAAATTCATCAATTACCAATTGCCAATTGCCAATTGCCAATTGCCAATTCGCCTTTACAAGACCGGCGACCTGGTGCGTTACCTGCCCGACGGCAATCTTGAATATTTGTGTCGCGTGGATTTTCAAGTGAAACTGCACGGCTTTCGCATCGAACTAGGTGAGATCGAAGCGATATTGACGGAACATCCGCGTGTGCGGCAAGCCGTCGCAATTCTTCGCAACGACACCGGCGAACCGCGCTTGGTTGCGTATGTAGTGCCGCATCAAGACCTTCCAGATCCGGGAAACCTGTCAGGTCTCGAACTGCGTGAATTTCTGCGCGCGAAATTGCCGGAATACATGGCGCCCTCCGCGTTTGTGATGCTCGATGAAATTCCGCTCACCGTGAACGGCAAAGTAGACTGGCGCGCGTTGCCTGCGCCCGACATGACGCGCGGCGAATTGCAAACCGAGTACGTCGCGCCGCGCACGCGCGCGGAGGAAATTCTCGCGACCATTTGGATCCAAGTCCTGGGTGTTCCACGCGTTGGGATTCACGACGATTTCTTTGAACTCGGCGGCGATTCGATCTTGGTCATTCAAATCATCGCGCGCGCGAATCAAGCCGGGTTGACACTCACACCCAAGCAATTGTTCCAGCATCCAACTATCGCGCAACTCGCGGCAGTGTCTGGAACAACGCGCGCGATCCACGCGGACCAAGCTGCCGTCAATGGCAATGTGCCGCTCACCCCAATTCAACAGTGGTTCTTTGATTTGAATTTGAGTGAATCGCATCACTGGAATCAATCGCTGATGTTGCAAGTGCGCGAACCGTTGACGCGCGAATCGCTGGAACAAGCCGTCGCGGCGGTGCTGGCACATCACGATGCGTTGCGAATACGATTCACGCGCGAGGACCTAGGTTGGCGCGCGACGAACGCCGATGCAACCAGCGCCATGCCAATCGAGTGGATTGATTTGCGCGAAGAATCAGAACCATCGCGGATTATCGAAGCGCGCGCGGCAGAGTTGCAAGCGAGTTTGAATCTTGAAGCCGGACCGTTGTTCCGCGTAGCGTATTTTGATTTGGGGGCAGACCGGGCAGGACGCTTGCTGTTGATCGCGCATCACCTGGTAATGGATGGCATATCTTGGCGCATCGTGCTCGGAGATTTGTTGACCGCGTATCAACACGCGCATCGCGGCGAGCGCGTGCAGTTGCCGCTCAAGACGACCTCCTTCCAACATTGGGCGGAACGATGCAATGCGTACGCGCAATCCAACTCGGTGCGCGACGAATTGCCGCACTGGCTCGACGCATTGGAGGATGGCGCGACAGCGTTGCCGATGGATGCAGACGGCGAGAACGCCGAAGCATCCGCGCAAAGCGTCGTTGTTTCGCTCGATGCGGACGAGACCGACGCGTTGCTACACCGGGTTCTAGCAACGAACCAGGTCGAGATCAACGATGTACTGCTGACCGCACTCGCGCAATCTCTCACGCGATGGACTGGGTCGCGCGCGGTGATCGTGGATTTGGAAGGACACGGACGCGAGGATTTGTTCGAGGACGTGGATGTGTCGCGCACGGTCGGTTGGTTTACGGCGCTGTATCCGGTGCGATTGGAGTTGGACAACGCCACGCCAAGCCATGCACTAAACGCGATCAAAGAACAATTGCGTCGCGTGCCGAATCATGGACTCGGCTATGGCTTGTTGCGTTACTTGAACGCGGAAGCACAGCCATTGCGCGCGTTATCGCATCCGCAAGTTGTATTCAACTACCTGGGACAGTTCGACCAGGGTCTTGAAGCCGCATTGCTCGAGATCGCGCCGGAATCGCGCGGCGCGGAGCGCAGTCTGTGTGATGCACGCCCGCATTTGCTCGACATCAACGGCGGCATCGCCGGGGGCTGCTTGCAGATGGAGTGGACCTACAGCGAGAACATTCATCGCCGCGAGACGATTGAGCGCGTGGCAAACGATTTTATTCGCGCGTTGCGCGCGCTGGTCGCCGCGCACGAAGCGGTCGAAACCGAATCAGATCTTGGCGAAGACGCCGATGTGTTTGGATGGAACAACGAAGACAGGCAAAACATTCTCGAGGCAATTGAGAAGGCACATTAG